In Pseudobacter ginsenosidimutans, the following are encoded in one genomic region:
- a CDS encoding Crp/Fnr family transcriptional regulator, translated as MYERILQNLSRFISLSPEETQLFTSSIKVKQLRRRQYLLQPGDVMRYECFVTEGCLRQYYVDDKGVEHTLMFAFEDWWSGDMYSFLSGQPSKYNLEALEDSTLLLIERQRLEELYDEIPQLNRFYRILLQNAYIAMSERINQTLTMTAEARYHAFLNRYPHFEQRLSLKHIASYLGITPESLSRIRSYKK; from the coding sequence ATGTACGAACGCATTCTTCAGAACCTTTCCCGGTTCATCAGCCTCAGTCCGGAAGAGACGCAACTTTTTACCTCGTCCATCAAAGTGAAACAACTCCGCAGGAGACAGTACCTGCTTCAACCAGGTGATGTGATGCGGTACGAATGTTTTGTTACCGAAGGTTGTCTACGTCAGTATTATGTGGACGATAAAGGGGTGGAACATACGCTGATGTTCGCTTTCGAGGACTGGTGGTCCGGTGATATGTACAGTTTCCTCAGCGGGCAACCTTCCAAATACAACCTGGAAGCCCTTGAAGACTCCACGCTTCTGCTGATCGAAAGGCAAAGGCTGGAAGAGTTGTATGATGAGATACCGCAGCTGAACCGATTCTACCGAATCCTGCTCCAGAATGCATACATCGCCATGAGCGAACGGATCAATCAAACGCTCACCATGACGGCCGAAGCGCGTTACCATGCTTTCCTCAACCGGTACCCGCATTTCGAACAGCGCCTATCATTGAAACATATCGCTTCCTATCTTGGCATCACACCTGAAAGCCTGAGCCGGATCCGCAGCTACAAAAAATAA
- a CDS encoding voltage-gated chloride channel family protein, with the protein MTFKKNFPGQANIALQLLHWTLLIIPVSVSIGLLVAFFLWLLDLATVTRQQHIWLILLLPFAGILITWLYSRWGKNSDAGNNLIMDEIHQPGGGIPARLTPLILFTTVLTHLTGGSAGREGTAVQMGGSMAALFSKWYQPNPQQKRTLLMCGMSAGFGAVFGTPVAGAIFATEVLAIGRIKYDALIPCFIAAVIADITCSLVGIHHTQYLIHFSTSNNYDLPKLLLLLKVIIAGVIFGVAGFLFAELTHFIKDKSRQFIRNKYLIPVTGALLVLGISLLIGNFDYLGLGVSNPAPGSVSIQSAFFTGGATHFSWVWKLLLTAITIGMGFKGGEVTPLFFIGATLGNSIASISGAPVDLFAGLGFIAVFAAATNTPIACTLMGAELFGAGNIFYFAAACFTAYYFSGHTGVYHAQRVAVTKFHHQFRIERSLQQIRQLRQLRQKRQDRPKS; encoded by the coding sequence ATGACATTTAAAAAGAATTTCCCCGGACAGGCAAATATCGCCCTACAATTACTTCACTGGACTTTACTGATCATACCTGTATCTGTGAGCATCGGCTTGCTGGTAGCCTTTTTTCTTTGGTTACTGGACCTGGCCACTGTAACCCGGCAGCAGCATATCTGGCTGATCCTGCTGCTTCCCTTCGCGGGTATCCTCATAACCTGGTTGTATAGCCGATGGGGAAAGAATTCCGATGCCGGCAACAACCTCATCATGGATGAGATCCATCAGCCCGGTGGCGGGATCCCTGCCAGGCTCACCCCTCTTATCTTATTCACCACCGTGCTCACGCATCTCACCGGTGGCTCTGCAGGCCGCGAAGGCACGGCAGTACAAATGGGTGGCAGTATGGCTGCATTGTTCAGCAAATGGTATCAACCCAATCCGCAACAGAAACGCACCCTGCTCATGTGTGGCATGTCTGCCGGATTTGGTGCAGTATTCGGAACACCCGTTGCCGGCGCCATCTTCGCGACGGAAGTACTGGCCATCGGCCGTATAAAATATGATGCGCTGATCCCCTGCTTCATCGCAGCCGTGATAGCTGATATCACCTGCTCCCTTGTAGGCATTCATCATACGCAATACTTGATTCATTTTTCTACCTCCAATAATTATGATCTGCCAAAACTGCTTTTATTATTGAAGGTGATCATCGCAGGCGTCATATTTGGTGTTGCCGGTTTTTTATTTGCAGAGCTCACTCATTTTATCAAAGACAAAAGCAGGCAGTTCATCCGCAACAAATACCTGATCCCTGTAACCGGCGCGTTGCTGGTACTGGGTATCAGCTTACTGATCGGCAACTTCGATTACCTCGGCCTTGGCGTCAGCAATCCTGCTCCGGGCAGCGTAAGTATTCAATCGGCCTTCTTTACCGGCGGAGCCACCCATTTCAGCTGGGTCTGGAAACTGCTGCTCACCGCCATCACAATAGGCATGGGATTCAAGGGAGGCGAAGTAACGCCGCTCTTCTTCATCGGCGCTACACTTGGCAACAGCATCGCTTCCATCAGCGGTGCACCTGTTGATCTTTTTGCTGGTCTTGGTTTCATTGCTGTTTTTGCTGCCGCCACCAATACTCCCATCGCCTGTACTCTCATGGGCGCCGAACTCTTTGGAGCAGGCAATATCTTTTATTTTGCAGCAGCCTGCTTCACGGCCTATTATTTCAGCGGACATACCGGTGTCTATCATGCGCAGCGCGTGGCTGTAACTAAATTTCATCATCAATTCCGCATTGAAAGATCGCTTCAGCAAATTCGCCAGCTCCGGCAGCTCCGGCAAAAAAGACAGGACCGTCCAAAGTCTTAA
- a CDS encoding sulfatase-like hydrolase/transferase: protein MKNLVRKQPLFVILLPVFFILHGLVAHAGFISLNSIWPLLLSMLAGAGILYFISRIILKQPVKAGLFTLYCLGFYFFFGALYDFLKVWSPWTFLWKYSVLLAGFTLFAILLFVLLFRTKKDLSRTALFFNLLFLLFIVFDLVKLSGHYLGAGKNPSAASGKMIIPSKIHKPDIYLLLFDEYSSTQSLKKMYRFDNSALDSFLVQQGFHLISGSRSNYHETMFSMASCLNMDYLHWVEPGMYLRREHFQRCASEIRNNEVVQLLSDNGYQIVNQSIFHLKHHPAPVSQRWLNVDTRLITEETLMGRLCYEFNWFFERYALFRKILPVTSYQEQMQNNDRCLEAVLNTSAKQHSSPRFIYGHFMLPHYPFYRDRNGKIAPDSVVNGVQQNRLDPLPKYLEYVQYANIEIKKLIAGIRANDPQAVILFMSDHGYRWNVMAAEISNVFYNQNAIYLPSGKYGQFYDSITNVNQFRTLFNTLFEQHYKLLPDNCVRTALPGIYKPVPKYEDTPASK, encoded by the coding sequence ATGAAAAACTTAGTTCGCAAACAGCCATTATTTGTAATCCTGCTTCCTGTATTTTTTATTTTACATGGATTGGTTGCGCATGCAGGTTTCATTTCATTGAACAGTATCTGGCCATTGCTGTTGTCTATGCTGGCAGGAGCGGGAATATTGTACTTCATTTCACGCATCATATTGAAACAGCCCGTCAAAGCAGGTTTATTCACTTTGTATTGTTTAGGATTCTATTTTTTCTTCGGCGCCCTTTATGATTTTCTGAAAGTGTGGTCGCCCTGGACATTTCTGTGGAAATACAGTGTGCTGTTGGCGGGTTTTACACTTTTCGCTATTTTGCTTTTTGTTCTTCTCTTCCGCACAAAAAAGGATTTGAGCAGAACAGCATTATTCTTCAATCTCCTCTTCCTGCTCTTCATAGTTTTTGACCTTGTGAAACTGTCGGGCCATTATCTCGGGGCCGGAAAAAATCCTTCCGCTGCTTCAGGTAAAATGATCATTCCTTCCAAAATCCATAAACCTGATATCTATCTGCTGCTTTTTGATGAATATTCATCAACGCAAAGCCTGAAAAAAATGTACCGGTTCGATAACAGCGCACTGGACAGCTTCCTGGTACAACAGGGCTTTCATCTCATTTCCGGCAGCAGAAGCAATTATCATGAAACCATGTTTTCCATGGCCAGTTGTCTGAATATGGATTATCTGCACTGGGTAGAACCGGGAATGTACCTGCGTCGTGAACACTTCCAGCGATGCGCCAGTGAGATCCGGAACAATGAAGTGGTGCAGCTGCTTTCTGACAATGGCTATCAGATCGTGAACCAAAGCATCTTTCACCTCAAACATCACCCTGCTCCTGTAAGCCAGCGATGGCTGAATGTGGATACCAGGCTGATCACAGAAGAAACCCTGATGGGCAGGCTTTGTTATGAATTCAACTGGTTCTTTGAACGGTATGCTTTATTCCGGAAGATATTACCGGTAACCTCTTATCAGGAACAGATGCAGAATAATGACCGCTGCCTGGAAGCAGTGTTGAATACTTCTGCAAAACAACACAGCAGTCCACGTTTTATCTACGGACATTTTATGTTACCGCATTATCCTTTTTACAGAGACAGGAATGGGAAAATAGCACCTGACTCTGTTGTGAACGGTGTGCAACAGAACAGACTTGACCCGCTGCCCAAATACCTGGAATATGTACAGTATGCCAATATCGAAATAAAGAAACTGATCGCCGGGATCCGCGCCAACGATCCACAGGCTGTTATTCTTTTTATGTCTGATCACGGATATAGATGGAATGTTATGGCTGCTGAGATCTCCAATGTATTCTATAATCAGAATGCCATTTACCTGCCTTCGGGGAAATATGGTCAATTCTACGATAGTATCACCAATGTGAATCAATTCAGGACACTTTTTAATACTTTATTTGAACAGCATTACAAACTGCTGCCGGATAATTGTGTAAGAACAGCGCTTCCTGGTATTTACAAACCAGTTCCCAAATATGAGGATACTCCAGCTTCAAAATAA
- a CDS encoding sulfatase-like hydrolase/transferase, with product MKTVLSRQPWFVLLLPLFFVFHGFAGNFHYLSIIDVLSLAGMYMGASVLVYLIIRLPLRNNIRAGLFAVFLMAFFFFFGFLFDTLKAYAPYRWMYKYSVLLSAFLVIAIILFIYLLRTKREFGNTAFYLNLLLIFYLLFDMGAILYKGIFDPNANEKITASGAARIPEGKPKPDIYLLLFDEYAGDLSLRQWMNYDNSANSNFLRSRGFFVAKAPFSNYKYTVFSMASMLNMDFISWYIENKKPSREDLVNCGTLVKHSEVTKFLAANGYEIVNNSIFDIDKYPAHINQRFLPVNTRLISEETLIYRLSVDFEWWLRKQPVLKKLLPVETREDEMMNIERAIDFTMKEPSRESGRPKFVYSHFMVPHLPNFFDCTGKRLSYEQSRFSSFLKGHYDQYLNNLQFANNLIRKLVTNIQQQTGNRAVIIVMSDHGLRKPWHPSQPCLENNNMNAIFLPGQQYDGWTDSTTNVNQFRILFNTLFDQQYKLLPDSCIKMGHE from the coding sequence ATGAAAACAGTATTAAGCAGACAACCCTGGTTCGTTCTACTGCTACCGTTGTTTTTCGTATTTCATGGGTTTGCCGGCAACTTCCATTACCTGAGCATTATTGACGTACTGTCTCTTGCGGGAATGTACATGGGAGCCTCAGTGCTCGTATACCTCATCATTCGGTTACCACTCAGGAACAATATCAGGGCAGGTCTGTTTGCAGTTTTCCTGATGGCATTTTTTTTCTTTTTCGGTTTCCTCTTCGATACCCTTAAAGCGTATGCGCCTTACCGGTGGATGTACAAATACAGTGTTCTTCTTTCTGCTTTTTTGGTGATTGCAATTATACTGTTCATTTACCTGCTTAGAACAAAAAGAGAATTCGGCAATACAGCTTTCTATCTCAATTTGCTGTTGATCTTCTACCTGCTGTTCGATATGGGCGCCATACTGTACAAAGGTATTTTCGACCCCAATGCGAATGAGAAGATCACTGCTTCCGGCGCAGCGCGTATACCCGAAGGAAAGCCGAAACCGGATATCTATTTGCTGCTGTTCGATGAATATGCAGGTGATCTGTCGCTCAGGCAATGGATGAATTACGACAATTCCGCCAACAGCAATTTTCTGCGCAGCAGGGGATTCTTTGTGGCAAAAGCACCGTTCAGCAACTACAAGTATACTGTTTTCTCAATGGCATCCATGCTGAATATGGATTTCATCTCCTGGTATATCGAGAACAAAAAGCCTTCCCGCGAGGATCTGGTGAATTGTGGCACTCTGGTTAAACACAGCGAGGTCACAAAATTCCTGGCAGCCAATGGTTATGAGATCGTCAATAACTCCATTTTCGATATAGACAAATATCCTGCACATATCAACCAACGGTTTCTCCCCGTAAATACCCGGCTGATCAGTGAGGAAACCCTGATCTACCGGTTATCCGTAGACTTTGAATGGTGGCTGAGGAAACAACCAGTTCTGAAAAAACTCCTTCCTGTGGAAACCAGGGAGGATGAAATGATGAATATCGAAAGGGCCATCGACTTTACCATGAAAGAGCCCTCCAGAGAATCCGGCAGACCTAAATTCGTTTACAGCCATTTTATGGTCCCTCATTTGCCTAATTTCTTCGATTGCACCGGTAAACGATTATCGTATGAACAATCCAGGTTCTCTTCCTTCCTCAAAGGTCATTATGACCAATACCTGAACAATCTTCAATTCGCCAATAACCTGATCAGAAAACTGGTCACCAATATCCAGCAGCAAACCGGCAACAGGGCAGTGATCATAGTTATGTCCGATCATGGATTGCGCAAGCCCTGGCACCCTTCGCAACCATGCCTGGAAAACAATAATATGAATGCCATATTTTTACCCGGTCAACAATATGACGGATGGACGGACAGCACCACCAATGTGAACCAGTTCCGGATACTTTTCAATACCTTGTTCGATCAGCAATACAAACTATTGCCGGATAGCTGTATTAAAATGGGGCATGAATGA
- the porQ gene encoding type IX secretion system protein PorQ: MAPHIDGCVHTVSAPVPDIGGSTVFNFLKLPNAPQLTALGGINISQITNDIGLAYNNPALLRNNMHTQTQLSFNSLKGGLQQYHLMAGYHHEAINTDFALGVQFMNYGSVPKTDLSGNINGEFRPVDYVVQASASRQYMNKWHYGASFKFIHSSYGIYRSSGLALDIGISYYDSASLWQASFVAKNMGAQLTVYAGSEKEELPFDLQLGISKRLANAPLQFSITAWHLQRFDIRYEDTAFNEENGFEQNGKGKDFFLDKLFRHVVIGAQCYVTDKIELSLGYNHMRRKELNAGTQGNGLNGFSLGVGALFKKLQIRYARSWFQRNIAFNQFGLSLRMNDYLGTGK; the protein is encoded by the coding sequence ATGGCTCCTCATATCGATGGCTGTGTTCACACAGTTTCAGCTCCGGTCCCAGACATTGGGGGCAGTACCGTCTTCAATTTTCTCAAACTTCCCAACGCTCCTCAACTCACCGCACTCGGTGGTATCAATATTTCACAGATCACGAACGACATTGGTCTCGCTTACAATAATCCAGCATTGCTGAGGAATAACATGCATACGCAAACGCAGTTATCTTTCAATTCGCTGAAGGGCGGTTTGCAGCAGTATCACCTGATGGCGGGTTATCATCATGAAGCCATCAATACCGATTTTGCCCTGGGTGTGCAGTTCATGAATTATGGTTCAGTACCGAAAACAGATCTTTCAGGAAATATCAACGGAGAATTCCGTCCTGTTGATTATGTAGTGCAGGCCAGTGCCAGCCGTCAGTACATGAACAAATGGCATTACGGCGCTTCTTTTAAATTCATTCATTCTTCTTACGGTATCTATCGTTCTTCCGGATTGGCGCTGGATATTGGCATCAGTTATTATGATTCTGCTTCATTATGGCAGGCTTCATTTGTGGCAAAGAATATGGGAGCGCAGCTGACGGTCTATGCAGGATCGGAAAAAGAAGAGCTGCCTTTCGACCTGCAACTGGGTATTTCGAAGCGTTTGGCCAATGCACCCCTTCAATTTTCCATTACGGCCTGGCATTTGCAAAGATTCGATATCCGTTATGAAGACACAGCATTCAATGAGGAGAACGGTTTTGAACAGAATGGAAAAGGAAAGGATTTTTTCCTGGACAAACTGTTCCGTCATGTTGTGATCGGCGCCCAGTGCTATGTTACAGATAAGATCGAACTGAGCCTGGGGTACAATCATATGCGCAGGAAGGAACTGAATGCCGGAACTCAGGGAAATGGGCTGAATGGATTTTCGCTGGGGGTGGGAGCCCTGTTCAAGAAACTACAGATCCGGTATGCAAGGAGCTGGTTCCAGCGTAATATCGCTTTCAATCAATTTGGGCTGAGCCTCCGGATGAACGACTACCTGGGCACCGGGAAATAA
- a CDS encoding response regulator: MIKIVIADDHRLVREAWRLLLSRDPRLDVIAVCENGHRVVEASRVLQPQVILMDINMEPMNGIEATRKIREFSKDIRIIGISVHTDWAYVNGLMQAGANGYVTKNSSGEEMIAAILQVLEGQPYFCKEITNIHSTTTNTARAAG, encoded by the coding sequence ATGATAAAAATCGTGATTGCAGATGATCACCGGTTGGTCCGGGAGGCCTGGCGGCTCTTGCTGAGCCGGGACCCGCGGCTGGATGTGATCGCTGTTTGTGAAAATGGCCACCGCGTGGTGGAAGCTTCCAGGGTCCTGCAGCCGCAGGTGATATTGATGGACATCAATATGGAACCGATGAATGGCATTGAAGCCACCCGCAAGATCCGCGAGTTCTCCAAAGACATCCGCATTATCGGCATATCAGTGCATACCGATTGGGCTTATGTGAATGGCCTCATGCAGGCCGGCGCCAATGGTTATGTTACCAAGAATTCCTCCGGCGAAGAAATGATCGCCGCCATCCTTCAGGTACTGGAAGGTCAGCCCTACTTCTGCAAAGAGATCACCAATATCCACTCCACTACAACCAATACAGCGCGGGCTGCCGGTTAG
- the lon gene encoding endopeptidase La → MKEPGLLFQAEDEMDFLPIIPLNENERDNGEELVVPEELPLLPLRNTVLFPGVVLPITVGRDKSIKAVNDAYKADKLVGVVAQKDSNIEDPTVSDLEDIGTVARIVKLIKMPDGGTTVIIQGRRRFKVAGIVSEDPYFKAKVELLTDDEVPKNQEDFEAYVSNIKELATQIIQLSPNIPSEASIILKNIENPSFLIHFISSNLNTDLKEKQQLLQLNNIEARADLLMQLLQRELQFAELKNKVTTKTKTELDKQQREYFLNQQMKSIREELGGDSNDREIRDMQKKAEAKKWPEAAKEMFRKGIEKLERMHPSTPDYSVVYNHLDLMLDLPWGDYTEDHYDLRKAQKLLDKDHFGMKKVKERILEYLAVLKLKGDMKSPILCFVGPPGIGKTSLGRSIASAIQRKYVRISLGGVHDESEIRGHRKTYIGAMPGRIVQSIRKIKSSNPVIILDEIDKVGNDFRGDPSSALLEVLDPEQNHTFYDNYLELEYDLSKVLFIATANNINNIQPALRDRLEIIDLSGYAVEEKVEIAKRHLVPKQKDAHGLKDFNFKLGDKVLEKIVQDYTRESGVRELDRLLASIMRYEAREYAMKEKIKTVLTTKDVEKILGKPRYSNDIYKVANMPGVAVGLAWTYVGGDILFIETSLGEGKGELKLTGNLGNVMKESAATALTFLQSNAKKLDLDPVMFEKRTIHIHVPEGAVPKDGPSAGITMMTAIASAFSGRKVKSYLAMTGEITLRGQVLPVGGIKEKVLAAKRAGLKEIILCWQNEKDVQEIDSEFIRGMKFHFVKTMQQVLELALV, encoded by the coding sequence ATGAAAGAACCCGGTTTACTTTTTCAGGCAGAGGATGAAATGGATTTTCTGCCGATAATTCCCCTGAACGAGAATGAAAGAGATAATGGTGAAGAACTGGTAGTGCCCGAAGAACTTCCACTGTTGCCCCTTCGTAACACTGTATTGTTTCCCGGTGTGGTGCTCCCCATCACAGTGGGCAGAGATAAAAGTATCAAAGCCGTGAACGATGCTTACAAAGCTGATAAGCTCGTAGGTGTGGTTGCGCAAAAAGACAGCAACATCGAAGATCCAACCGTTTCCGACCTGGAAGATATCGGAACAGTAGCACGGATCGTGAAGCTGATCAAGATGCCGGACGGCGGCACCACAGTGATCATCCAGGGCAGACGCCGTTTCAAAGTGGCAGGCATCGTGTCTGAAGATCCTTATTTCAAAGCAAAAGTGGAACTGCTAACGGATGATGAAGTGCCCAAAAATCAGGAAGACTTTGAAGCGTATGTGTCCAATATTAAAGAACTGGCCACACAGATCATACAGCTTTCTCCCAATATTCCTTCAGAAGCAAGTATCATTTTGAAGAATATCGAGAACCCTTCTTTCCTCATCCATTTTATTTCCAGCAACCTCAATACTGATCTCAAAGAAAAGCAGCAACTGCTGCAGTTGAACAATATCGAAGCGCGTGCAGACCTGCTGATGCAATTGCTGCAGCGCGAACTGCAGTTTGCGGAACTGAAGAACAAGGTCACCACCAAAACAAAAACAGAGCTCGATAAACAACAACGCGAATACTTCCTCAATCAACAGATGAAGAGTATCCGTGAAGAGCTGGGTGGCGATTCAAACGACCGTGAGATCAGGGATATGCAGAAGAAAGCAGAAGCCAAAAAATGGCCTGAAGCTGCAAAGGAAATGTTCCGCAAGGGCATCGAGAAACTGGAGCGTATGCATCCTTCCACGCCCGACTATTCTGTAGTATACAATCATCTCGATCTGATGCTGGACCTTCCCTGGGGAGATTACACGGAAGATCATTATGATCTCAGGAAGGCACAGAAGCTGCTGGACAAAGATCATTTCGGCATGAAGAAAGTGAAGGAGCGCATCCTGGAATATCTCGCCGTGCTGAAGCTGAAAGGCGATATGAAGAGCCCGATCCTCTGTTTTGTTGGACCTCCCGGTATCGGTAAAACATCGCTGGGACGCAGCATTGCAAGCGCCATCCAGCGAAAGTATGTTCGCATCAGTTTGGGTGGTGTGCATGATGAAAGCGAGATCCGCGGCCATCGCAAAACTTATATCGGCGCAATGCCTGGCCGCATCGTACAGTCTATCCGCAAGATCAAATCATCCAACCCTGTGATCATCCTGGATGAGATCGATAAAGTAGGTAATGATTTTCGCGGTGATCCTTCTTCCGCTTTGCTGGAAGTGCTTGACCCCGAACAGAACCATACTTTTTACGATAACTACCTGGAGCTGGAATACGATCTCAGCAAAGTGCTGTTCATCGCCACAGCAAATAATATCAATAATATACAGCCTGCGCTCCGCGACCGTCTCGAGATCATCGATCTCAGCGGGTATGCAGTGGAGGAAAAAGTGGAAATCGCCAAACGTCACCTCGTGCCCAAACAAAAGGATGCGCACGGACTGAAAGATTTCAATTTCAAGCTGGGTGATAAAGTACTGGAAAAGATCGTGCAGGATTATACCAGGGAGAGCGGTGTTCGTGAACTGGACCGCCTGCTCGCCAGCATCATGCGTTATGAAGCCAGGGAGTACGCAATGAAGGAAAAGATAAAGACCGTTCTCACCACAAAGGATGTAGAAAAGATCCTGGGCAAACCGCGGTACAGTAATGATATTTACAAGGTGGCCAATATGCCGGGTGTGGCAGTTGGACTTGCCTGGACCTATGTAGGAGGCGATATTCTCTTCATAGAAACCAGCCTCGGTGAAGGAAAAGGAGAGCTCAAGCTCACCGGCAATCTCGGCAATGTGATGAAAGAATCCGCTGCTACGGCACTTACTTTCCTGCAGTCCAACGCTAAAAAGCTGGACCTCGATCCGGTCATGTTCGAGAAACGCACCATTCATATTCACGTACCCGAAGGTGCTGTTCCCAAGGATGGCCCGAGTGCAGGTATCACTATGATGACGGCCATTGCTTCCGCATTTTCAGGCCGTAAGGTGAAATCCTATCTCGCCATGACTGGTGAAATAACTTTAAGAGGTCAGGTGCTGCCTGTAGGCGGTATCAAAGAGAAGGTGCTGGCTGCCAAACGCGCGGGCCTCAAAGAGATCATTCTCTGCTGGCAGAACGAAAAAGATGTTCAGGAGATTGATTCTGAATTTATCAGGGGCATGAAGTTCCATTTCGTGAAGACCATGCAGCAGGTGTTGGAACTTGCGCTTGTTTAA
- the bioB gene encoding biotin synthase BioB → MIRNDWTLTEVEDLYNTPLLELIYKAATLHREYNDTGEVQVCTLLSIKTGGCSEDCAYCPQAARYHTGLDVQALMKKDEVLEYAKKAKDAGSTRFCMGAAWREVRDNRDFDRVIDMVKGVNEMGMEVCCTLGMLTEEQAKKLADAGLYAYNHNLDTSAEYYGDIITTRTYDDRLKTLDNVRKAGVSVCCGGIVGLGESHEDRIKMLHTLATMPEHPESVPVNALVPVKGTPLENNAKVNVWDLVRMIASARILMPRAMVRLSAGRTSMSIADQTLCFMAGANSIFAGEKLLTTPNPTFDEDMAMFDLLGLKPREAFKGEKEMVQH, encoded by the coding sequence ATGATCAGAAACGACTGGACTTTGACCGAAGTGGAAGATTTATACAATACGCCCTTATTGGAATTGATCTACAAAGCAGCTACGCTGCATCGTGAGTACAACGATACCGGCGAGGTTCAGGTGTGCACCTTGTTGTCTATCAAAACCGGCGGCTGTTCTGAAGACTGCGCTTATTGTCCGCAGGCCGCCCGTTATCATACCGGCCTGGATGTTCAGGCGCTGATGAAAAAAGATGAAGTGCTGGAGTATGCGAAAAAAGCAAAGGATGCAGGGTCCACCCGCTTCTGTATGGGCGCAGCCTGGCGTGAAGTGCGCGATAACCGCGATTTTGACCGGGTGATAGATATGGTAAAAGGTGTGAACGAAATGGGCATGGAAGTTTGCTGTACGCTGGGCATGCTCACGGAAGAGCAGGCAAAAAAACTGGCCGATGCCGGTCTCTACGCTTACAATCACAACCTCGATACATCTGCTGAATATTATGGTGATATCATCACCACCCGCACTTATGACGACAGGCTGAAAACGCTCGACAATGTCCGCAAGGCTGGCGTTTCCGTTTGCTGTGGTGGCATTGTTGGTCTGGGAGAATCCCATGAAGACCGCATCAAAATGCTTCATACGCTGGCTACAATGCCCGAGCATCCTGAAAGTGTTCCGGTGAATGCACTGGTGCCTGTAAAAGGCACGCCGCTGGAGAACAATGCAAAGGTGAATGTATGGGACCTGGTGCGTATGATCGCCTCCGCACGCATCCTGATGCCAAGAGCAATGGTAAGACTAAGCGCAGGAAGGACCAGCATGAGCATTGCCGATCAGACACTTTGTTTCATGGCCGGAGCCAATTCAATTTTTGCAGGAGAAAAATTACTTACCACGCCCAATCCAACATTTGATGAGGACATGGCCATGTTCGATCTGCTGGGACTAAAACCCCGCGAAGCTTTCAAGGGAGAAAAGGAAATGGTTCAACACTAA